A DNA window from Setaria viridis chromosome 2, Setaria_viridis_v4.0, whole genome shotgun sequence contains the following coding sequences:
- the LOC117843640 gene encoding serine carboxypeptidase-like, translated as MGPVARSPALVLVGILLLAASPARGSPDGGSFLRLPSSAPRHLAPRLPRSAAVDLIRALNLHPADASPRPATAGAAPAPAGTLVERPIRLASLAAGGGVASEGTSVKDLGHHAGYYRLPNTHDARMFYFFFESRGHKDDPVVIWLTGGPGCSSELALFYENGPFHIADNLSLVWNDFGWDKASNLIYVDQPTGTGFSYSSDSRDTRHNEASISNDLYDFLQAFFAEHPKYAKNDFFITGESYAGHYIPAFASRVYRGNKNNEGIHINLKGFAIGNGLTDPAIQYKAYPDYALDMGLITKSQFNRINKIVPTCEFTIKLCGTSGTVSCLAAYFVCNTIFTAIRTIIGSKNYYDIRKPCVGSLCYDFSNLEKFLNKKSVRESLGVGDIEFVSCSPSVYQAMLLDWMRNLEVGIPELLENDIKVLIYAGEYDLICNWLGNSRWVNSMEWSGKEAFVSSSEKPFKVDGKEAGLLKSHGPLSFLKVHDAGHMVPMDQPKAALEMLKRWTSGNLSEPISQKLDFDM; from the exons ATGGGGCCCGTCGCTCGGAGCCCCGCCCTCGTgctcgtcggcatcctcctgctcgccgcctcccccgcccgcGGCTCGCCGGATGGCGGgagcttcctccgcctcccctcctccgcgccgcgccaccTGGCCCCGCGGCtcccccgctccgccgccgtcgacctgATCCGCGCCCTCAACCTCCACCCCGCCGACGCCTCCCCGcgtcccgccaccgccggcgccgcccccgcccccgcgggGACCCTCGTCGAGAGGCCCATCCGCCTCGCGTCCCtcgcggccgggggcggcgtggCCAGCGAGGGCACGTCGGTGAAGGACCTCGGGCACCACGCCGGGTATTACCGCCTCCCCAACACCCACGATGCCAG GATGTTCTACTTCTTCTTCGAGTCGAGGGGGCACAAGGACGACCCCGTGGTGATCTGGCTCACGGGCGGGCCCGGCTGCAGCAGCGAGCTCGCGCTCTTCTACGAGAACGGGCCCTTCCACATAGCGGACAACTTGTCGCTCGTCTGGAATGACTTTGGCTGGGACAAG GCATCCAACCTTATCTATGTTGATCAGCCCACTGGAACTGGGTTCAGCTACAGCTCGGACTCACGGGACACTCGCCACAATGAAGCTTCCATCAGCAACGATTTATATGACTTCCTGCAG GCCTTTTTCGCTGAGCACCCAAAGTATGCTAAAAATGATTTCTTCATAACTGGGGAGTCATATGCTGGGCACTACATTCCTGCCTTTGCAAGTCGCGTGTACCGTGGAAACAAGAACAATGAGGGCATTCACATTAATTTGAAG GGTTTCGCGATTGGCAATGGGCTAACAGATCCAGCAATACAGTACAAGGCATACCCTGATTATGCATTGGATATGGGGTTGATCACAAAATCACAATTTAACAGGATCAACAAAATAGTTCCCACTTGTGAATTTACTATCAAGCTCTGTG GTACCTCTGGCACTGTATCTTGCCTTGCCGCGTACTTTGTTTGCAATACAATATTCACTGCCATCAGGACAATCATAGGGAGTAAAAAT TACTATGACATCAGGAAGCCATGTGTTGGAAGCCTGTGCTATGATTTCTCAAATTTGGAGAAATTTCTCAATAAAAAATCTGTTAGAGAGAGCCTAGGAGTTGGAGACATAGAGTTTGTTTCATGCAGCCCAAGTGTCTATCAGGCCATGTTATTAGATTGGATGAGGAACCTTGAAGTTGGAATCCCTGAACTCCTTGAGAATGACATCAAAGTGTTGATTTATGCTGGAGAGTATGATCTCATATGCAATTGGCTTG GGAACTCGAGATGGGTAAACTCTATGGAATGGTCTGGAAAGGAAGCTTTTGTCTCATCATCTGAGAAGCCCTTCAAGGTTGATGGAAAAGAAGCTGGCCTTCTAAAGAGCCATGGTCCTTTGAGTTTCTTGAAG GTCCACGATGCTGGTCACATGGTACCGATGGATCAACCGAAGGCTGCTCTGGAGATGCTGAAGAGGTGGACTTCCGGAAACCTTTCGGAACCGATCTCCCAGAAGCTTGATTTCGACATGTAA
- the LOC117843645 gene encoding mannose-P-dolichol utilization defect 1 protein homolog 2 — protein MVAMELEILGMNFGCVLAALSDAKIPDKGCLLPLISKLLGYAIVAASTTVKLPQILKILKHGSVRGLSVASFELEVVGYTIALAYCIHKGLPFSAYGELAFLLIQAIILVAIIYYYSPPMGAKTWMKALLYCGLAPTVLAGKIDPALFEVLYASQHAIFFFARVPQIWKNFSNKGTGELSFLTCFMNFAGSIVRVFTSIQEKTPLSVIMGSAIGIVMNGTILGQILLYQKPAPKKQKKED, from the exons ATGGTGGCGATGGAGCTGGAGATTCTGGGCATGAACTTCGGGTGCGTCCTAGCGGCGCTGAGCGACGCCAAGATCCCCGACAAGGGATGCCTCCTCCCGCTCATCTCCAAGCTGCTCGGCTACGCCATCGTCGCCGCATCCACCACCGTCAAGCTCCCCCAG ATACTAAAAATTTTGAAGCATGGAAGTGTTAGAGGACTTAGTGTAGCATCCTTTGAACTTGAGGTCGTTGGCTACACAATTGCTTTGGCATATTGTATTCATAAAGGACTTCCTTTTTCAGCTTATGGGGAGCTAGCTTTTCTGTTAATCCAAG CAATTATCTTGGTGGCAATCATTTACTATTACTCCCCGCCAATGGGAGCCAAAACATGGATGAAAGCTTTATT ATATTGTGGACTGGCTCCAACTGTTTTGGCTGGAAAAATTGATCCTGCTCTTTTTGAAGTCCTTTAT GCTTCACAGCATGCCATCTTCTTTTTTGCCAGAGTTCCACAGATATGGAAGAATTTTTCG AATAAGGGCACTGGCGAGCTCAGCTTCCTTACCTGTTTTATGAACTTTGCTGGTTCTATTG TAAGAGTTTTTACCAGCATCCAGGAGAAGACTCCCTTAAGTG TGATCATGGGCTCTGCAATTGGCATTGTCATGAATGGTACAATCTTGGGTCAGATACTACTGTACCAGAAGCCCGCTCCGAAGAAACAGAAGAAAGAAGATTAA
- the LOC117843643 gene encoding NEP1-interacting protein-like 1: MDSGPSSSSPWASAAGTPCCRFDALRRACARHAAVAAGAAGWALAALLTCVFAVVGSLVGIFIGAFMGMSTESGMLRGAGVGAVSGAVFSIEAVESCIEIWRSSHSGKYSILFVLDIISSLFSGRIVWEKVSPALQRAVQSQMSLLSTPFMDNNDLFETGSTGGMSRELIDRIPKMRFVAASNCNQETDSSCCSVCLQDFGAQQFVRALPQCQHVFHVRCIDNWLLRQASCPLCRSGVHIDDIHM, encoded by the exons ATGGATTCggggccttcttcctcctctccctgggcctccgccgccggcactcCCTGCTGCCGTTTTGACGCGCTGCGGAGGGCCTGCGCCAggcacgccgccgtcgccgcgggggCCGCCGGCTGGGCGCTCGCCGCGCTGCTCACCTGCGTCTTCGCCGTCG TGGGCTCACTCGTCGGGATCTTCATTGGCGCATTCATGGGGATGTCCACGGAAAGCGGCATGCTCCGCGGGGCTGGAGTCGGAGCAGTCTCCGGTGCAGTATTCTCCATCGAGGCTGTTGAATCCTGCATCGAGATTTGGAGGTCCAGCCATTCAGGAAAATACAGCATTCTCTTTGTG CTGGACATCATATCTAGCCTCTTCAGTGGAAGAATTGTGTGGGAAAAAGTCAGTCCAGCACTGCAGCGTGCAGTACAAAGCCAG ATGAGTCTACTGAGCACACCATTCATGGACAACAATGACCTTTTCGAAACTGGCAGCACAGGAGGCATGTCAAGGGAATTGATTGACAGGATCCCAAAGATGAGGTTTGTTGCTGCAAGCAATTGCAATCAGGAAACTGATAGCAGCTGCTGTTCAGTCTGCCTTCAG GATTTTGGAGCGCAACAATTTGTGAGGGCCCTGCCTCAGTGCCAACACGTATTCCATGTACGTTGCATCGACAATTGGCTCCTTAGACAGGCATCTTGCCCACTATGTCGGTCCGGTGTTCATATAGACGATATACATATGTAA